The proteins below come from a single Streptomyces sp. MRC013 genomic window:
- a CDS encoding YigZ family protein, giving the protein MQEQYLTVAREGVHETEVNRSRFLCALAPAATEREAQDFVARVRREHPTATHNCFAYVIGADAAVQRAGDDGEPGGTAGVPMLQMLLRREVRYAVAVVTRYYGGVKLGAGGLIRAYGGAVGEALDAVGTVTRRRFRLATVTVDHQRAGRLQNDLRAAGRSVRDVRYADAVRIEVGLPDADVDAFRGWLADATAGTAALELGGEAYGDG; this is encoded by the coding sequence ATGCAGGAGCAGTACCTGACGGTGGCCCGCGAGGGCGTCCACGAGACCGAGGTCAACCGGTCGCGCTTCCTCTGCGCGCTCGCCCCCGCCGCGACCGAGCGGGAAGCCCAGGACTTCGTCGCCCGCGTCCGCCGCGAACACCCCACCGCCACCCACAACTGCTTCGCGTACGTGATCGGCGCCGACGCCGCCGTCCAGAGGGCCGGCGACGACGGCGAACCGGGCGGCACCGCCGGCGTGCCGATGCTCCAGATGCTGCTGCGGCGCGAGGTGCGGTACGCCGTCGCCGTCGTCACCCGCTACTACGGAGGCGTGAAGCTCGGCGCCGGCGGCCTCATCCGCGCCTACGGCGGCGCCGTCGGCGAGGCCCTCGACGCCGTCGGCACCGTCACCCGCCGCCGCTTCCGGCTCGCCACCGTCACCGTCGACCACCAGCGGGCCGGCAGGCTCCAGAACGACCTGCGCGCCGCCGGCCGGTCCGTCCGCGACGTGCGGTACGCCGACGCCGTCCGCATCGAGGTCGGCCTGCCCGACGCCGACGTGGACGCCTTCCGCGGCTGGCTCGCCGACGCCACCGCGGGCACGGCCGCGCTGGAGCTCGGCGGCGAAGCGTACGGCGACGGCTGA
- a CDS encoding exonuclease SbcCD subunit D translates to MRLLHTSDWHLGRSFHRVSLLDAQAAFLDHLLAAVRDHEVDAVLVAGDVYDRAVPPLTAVELFDTALHRLAEAGVPTVMISGNHDSARRLGVAARLIERAGVHLRTDPDGIGTPVVLPDPPHGDVAFYGVPYLEPALVRQRLGAPKAAHRAVLTAAMDRVRADLAARPAGTRSVVLAHAFVTGGEPSDSERDITVGGAASVPAGVFDGVDYVALGHLHGSQALTDRVRYSGSPLAYSFSEWRHRKTMWLVDLAPDGRVAAERIDCPVPRRLARLRGRLDDLLADPALDHHEDAWVEAVLTDPVRPAEPMTRLARRFPHTLSLVFDPERPDTADDLLSYARRLRGRTDQQIAEDFVTHVRGGAGPDARERAVLRGAFADVRADLAVREREVGG, encoded by the coding sequence GTGAGACTTCTGCACACATCGGACTGGCACCTGGGCCGGTCCTTCCACCGCGTCAGCCTCCTCGACGCCCAGGCCGCCTTCCTCGACCACCTCCTCGCCGCCGTCCGCGACCACGAGGTGGACGCCGTCCTCGTCGCCGGCGACGTGTACGACCGCGCCGTGCCGCCGCTCACCGCCGTGGAGTTGTTCGACACCGCCCTGCACCGGCTCGCCGAAGCAGGCGTGCCCACGGTGATGATCTCCGGCAACCACGACTCCGCCCGCCGCCTCGGCGTCGCCGCCCGTCTCATCGAACGCGCCGGCGTCCACCTGCGCACCGACCCCGACGGCATCGGCACCCCCGTCGTCCTGCCCGACCCGCCCCACGGCGACGTCGCCTTCTACGGGGTGCCCTACCTCGAACCCGCCCTCGTACGGCAGCGCCTCGGCGCCCCGAAGGCCGCCCACCGGGCCGTGCTGACCGCCGCCATGGACCGCGTCCGCGCCGACCTCGCGGCCCGCCCGGCCGGCACCCGCTCGGTCGTCCTCGCCCACGCCTTCGTCACCGGCGGCGAACCCAGCGACAGCGAACGGGACATCACCGTCGGCGGGGCCGCCTCCGTACCGGCCGGCGTCTTCGACGGCGTCGACTACGTCGCCCTCGGCCACCTGCACGGATCCCAGGCCCTCACCGACCGCGTCCGCTACTCCGGCTCCCCCCTCGCCTACTCGTTCTCCGAGTGGCGGCACCGCAAGACCATGTGGCTCGTCGACCTCGCACCCGACGGCCGCGTCGCCGCCGAGCGGATCGACTGCCCCGTCCCACGCCGCCTCGCCCGCCTCCGCGGCCGCCTCGACGACCTCCTCGCCGACCCGGCCCTCGACCACCACGAGGACGCCTGGGTCGAGGCCGTCCTCACCGACCCCGTACGCCCCGCCGAGCCCATGACCCGGCTCGCCCGGCGCTTCCCCCACACCCTCAGCCTCGTCTTCGACCCCGAGCGCCCCGACACGGCCGACGACCTCCTCTCCTACGCCCGCCGCCTGCGCGGGCGCACCGACCAGCAGATCGCGGAGGACTTCGTGACCCACGTCCGCGGCGGCGCCGGCCCCGACGCCCGGGAACGGGCCGTCCTGCGGGGCGCCTTCGCCGACGTCCGCGCCGACCTCGCCGTACGCGAGCGCGAGGTGGGCGGATGA
- a CDS encoding SMC family ATPase codes for MRLHRLRVTGFGPFGTAQEIDFDALCAAGLFLLHGPTGAGKTSVLDAVCFALYGSVPGARQSPGASLRSDHAPAGTATEVVLDLTVAGRRLEITRRPAQLRPKKRGSGFTTEKAQSWLREYDSSTGAWNGLSRSHQEIGEEIAQLLGMSRDQFCQVVLLPQGDFSRFLRADAEARGRLLGRLFGTRRFAAVEERLAELRRAAERRVRDGDQRLLALAHRMAQAAGGAAGDWPAPGGEPGAPGLAEAVLGWAAVARSGARETLDAAGLALAAAEDRQAAARRTLDERRDLAALRERYEDARRRAAALEERRAEHDARQARLDASRTAERVAGPLALRDEAERDHRAAAAARDRALAALPGSLSGLPPGPLPEGPAGGLAGAGTEVLAGLARDRRRELGGLDAARRAEQRLTDIARERADLDRQDRADEQALREAAAWLGGWEGARRDLLDRVDATREAATRAEHLLGRLAPARRRLDAARRRDALAADAAAARTRLAAARDQAATAHETWLDLRERRLRGIAAELAARLEDGAPCAVCGSAEHPAPARPTADHVDRAAEDAAYEAHTRAAEARTRAERDLAAVREALSAAAAEAAERPSPDPGDGGGRAAGRAGAGDRSPDRDDEGDRDPGRADAEGPAVAVLEDLVARLEREYAGARDLAADGHPAREALERAEREHARRVEERRRLEALAAARASRRETLDQEQAAREADLARVLGDGGGTVAHRAAVLEREAAALDAAADAVRAAEAAAQRLKEADGRLADAAYRAGFATPDAAAAALLDDAVRRDLQRRADAWRAEAAAVADRLAEPAARAAAGGPPVDVAAAAAAHDDAERAVRAAAAALAAHRDRCAELDRLSARLADEVRALGPLRAEYDRVARLAGLTAGTSAENERRMRLESYVLAARLEQVAAAATARLQRMSSGRYTLVHSDARSGGRRAGLGLHVVDAWTGAERDTATLSGGETFFASLALALGLADVVTDEAGGVRLDTLFIDEGFGSLDEQTLDEVLDVLDGLRERDRSVGIVSHVPDLRRRIPTQLELVKGRDGSRVRLRTGGGTDG; via the coding sequence ATGAGGCTCCACCGGCTCCGCGTCACCGGCTTCGGCCCCTTCGGAACCGCCCAGGAGATCGACTTCGACGCGCTCTGCGCCGCCGGCCTGTTCCTCCTCCACGGCCCCACCGGCGCCGGCAAGACCTCCGTGCTCGACGCCGTCTGCTTCGCCCTGTACGGATCGGTCCCCGGCGCCCGGCAGTCCCCCGGCGCCTCGCTGCGCAGCGACCACGCGCCCGCCGGCACCGCCACCGAGGTCGTCCTCGACCTGACCGTCGCGGGCCGCCGCCTGGAGATCACCCGGCGACCCGCCCAGCTCCGCCCCAAGAAGCGCGGCAGCGGTTTCACCACCGAGAAGGCCCAGTCCTGGCTGCGCGAGTACGACTCGTCCACCGGAGCCTGGAACGGACTGAGCCGTTCCCACCAGGAGATAGGCGAGGAGATCGCCCAGCTCCTCGGCATGAGCCGCGACCAGTTCTGCCAGGTGGTCCTGCTGCCCCAGGGCGACTTTTCCCGCTTCCTGCGCGCCGACGCCGAAGCGCGCGGCAGGCTCCTCGGCCGGCTGTTCGGCACCCGCCGCTTCGCCGCCGTCGAGGAGCGCCTCGCCGAGCTGCGCCGCGCCGCCGAGCGCCGGGTCCGCGACGGCGACCAGCGGCTGCTCGCCCTCGCCCACCGCATGGCGCAGGCCGCCGGCGGCGCCGCCGGCGACTGGCCCGCGCCCGGTGGCGAACCCGGCGCCCCCGGCCTCGCCGAAGCCGTCCTCGGCTGGGCCGCCGTCGCCCGCTCCGGCGCCCGCGAGACCCTCGACGCCGCCGGCCTCGCCCTGGCCGCCGCCGAGGACCGGCAGGCCGCCGCCCGCCGCACCCTCGACGAGCGGCGCGACCTCGCCGCCCTCCGCGAACGGTACGAGGACGCCCGTCGCCGCGCCGCCGCGCTGGAGGAGCGCAGGGCCGAGCACGACGCCCGGCAGGCCCGCCTCGACGCGTCCCGCACCGCCGAGCGGGTGGCCGGGCCGCTCGCCCTGCGCGACGAGGCGGAACGCGACCACCGCGCCGCGGCCGCCGCCCGCGACCGCGCCCTGGCCGCCCTGCCCGGCTCCCTGTCCGGTCTCCCGCCCGGCCCCCTCCCCGAGGGTCCCGCCGGCGGCCTCGCCGGCGCCGGGACCGAGGTGCTGGCCGGTCTCGCCCGCGACCGCCGCCGGGAGCTGGGCGGCCTGGACGCCGCCCGCCGCGCCGAACAGCGCCTCACCGACATCGCCCGCGAACGCGCCGACCTCGACCGGCAGGACCGCGCCGACGAACAGGCCCTGCGGGAGGCCGCCGCCTGGCTCGGCGGCTGGGAAGGCGCCCGGCGCGACCTTCTCGACCGGGTCGACGCCACCCGCGAGGCCGCCACCCGGGCCGAGCACCTGCTCGGACGGCTCGCCCCGGCCCGCCGCCGCTTGGACGCCGCCCGCCGCCGCGACGCCCTCGCCGCCGACGCGGCCGCCGCCCGCACCCGCCTGGCGGCTGCCCGCGACCAGGCCGCCACCGCCCACGAGACCTGGCTCGACCTGCGCGAACGCCGACTGCGCGGCATCGCCGCCGAACTGGCCGCCCGCCTGGAGGACGGCGCCCCCTGCGCGGTCTGCGGCTCCGCCGAGCACCCCGCACCCGCGCGGCCCACCGCCGACCACGTCGACCGCGCCGCCGAGGACGCCGCGTACGAGGCGCACACCCGCGCCGCCGAGGCCCGCACCCGCGCCGAACGGGACCTCGCCGCCGTACGGGAGGCCCTCTCGGCGGCCGCCGCGGAGGCCGCCGAACGGCCGTCGCCCGACCCCGGCGACGGCGGGGGGCGCGCCGCGGGCCGGGCCGGCGCCGGGGACCGCAGCCCGGACCGGGACGACGAAGGTGACCGCGACCCGGGCCGTGCCGATGCCGAGGGCCCGGCCGTCGCCGTGCTGGAGGACCTCGTCGCACGGCTGGAGCGCGAGTACGCCGGGGCACGCGACCTGGCCGCCGACGGCCATCCCGCGCGCGAAGCGCTGGAGCGGGCCGAGCGGGAGCACGCCCGGCGCGTCGAGGAGCGGCGGCGGCTGGAGGCGCTGGCCGCCGCCCGCGCCTCCCGGCGCGAGACGCTCGACCAGGAGCAGGCGGCACGCGAGGCCGACCTGGCCCGCGTCCTCGGCGACGGCGGCGGCACCGTCGCCCACCGGGCGGCCGTACTGGAGCGCGAGGCGGCCGCCCTCGACGCCGCCGCCGACGCCGTACGGGCCGCCGAGGCCGCCGCGCAGCGCCTCAAGGAGGCCGACGGCCGGCTCGCCGACGCCGCGTACCGCGCCGGGTTCGCCACGCCGGACGCCGCCGCGGCGGCCCTCCTCGACGACGCCGTGCGACGCGATCTCCAGCGACGCGCCGACGCCTGGCGGGCGGAGGCCGCCGCCGTCGCCGACCGGCTCGCCGAGCCCGCCGCCCGCGCCGCCGCCGGGGGACCGCCCGTCGACGTCGCCGCCGCGGCCGCCGCCCACGACGACGCCGAGCGGGCCGTGCGCGCCGCCGCCGCTGCGCTCGCCGCCCACCGCGACCGGTGCGCCGAACTCGACCGGCTCTCCGCGCGGTTGGCGGACGAGGTCCGCGCACTGGGTCCGCTGCGCGCCGAGTACGACCGGGTGGCCCGGCTCGCCGGGCTCACCGCGGGGACCTCCGCCGAGAACGAGCGGCGGATGCGCCTGGAGTCGTACGTCCTGGCCGCCCGCCTCGAACAGGTGGCCGCCGCGGCCACCGCCCGGTTGCAGCGGATGTCGTCCGGCCGCTACACCCTCGTCCACTCCGACGCCCGCAGCGGCGGCAGACGCGCCGGCCTCGGCCTGCACGTCGTCGACGCCTGGACCGGCGCCGAACGCGACACGGCGACCCTCTCGGGAGGCGAGACCTTCTTCGCCTCCCTCGCCCTGGCGCTGGGCCTCGCGGACGTCGTCACCGACGAGGCGGGCGGCGTCCGACTCGACACGCTCTTCATCGACGAGGGGTTCGGCAGCCTCGACGAACAGACCCTCGACGAGGTGCTGGACGTCCTGGACGGACTGCGCGAACGGGACCGCAGCGTCGGCATCGTCAGCCACGTCCCCGACCTGCGCCGCCGCATCCCCACGCAGTTGGAGCTCGTCAAGGGACGCGACGGCTCCCGCGTACGCCTCCGGACGGGCGGGGGGACCGATGGTTGA
- a CDS encoding Lrp/AsnC family transcriptional regulator: MTGFSPDATDWRILRALQADGRASFADLARAVSMSASAVTERVRRLEEAGVITGYTAVVDREALGLPVLAFVRLRSPHGDYEPFHDLLEATPEVLEAHHVTGDDCFVLKVAARSMRHLEEVSGRIGALGPVTTSVVYSSPLPRRPVGR, translated from the coding sequence ATGACGGGATTCTCACCGGACGCCACCGACTGGCGCATCCTCCGGGCCCTGCAGGCCGACGGCCGGGCGAGCTTCGCCGACCTGGCCCGCGCGGTGTCGATGTCGGCGAGCGCCGTGACCGAGCGGGTACGGCGGCTGGAGGAGGCGGGTGTGATCACCGGGTACACGGCGGTCGTCGACCGGGAGGCCCTGGGCCTGCCGGTCCTCGCCTTCGTCCGGTTGCGCTCCCCCCACGGCGACTACGAGCCGTTCCACGACCTGCTGGAGGCGACGCCGGAGGTCCTGGAGGCGCACCACGTCACCGGGGACGACTGCTTCGTCCTGAAGGTCGCCGCCCGGTCGATGCGCCACCTGGAGGAGGTGTCGGGGAGGATCGGTGCGCTGGGTCCGGTGACGACGAGCGTCGTGTACTCGTCGCCGCTGCCGCGCCGCCCGGTCGGCCGCTGA
- a CDS encoding enoyl-CoA hydratase-related protein, with amino-acid sequence MTESYEDILVDDWERGIRRITINRPAVRNAYRSRTAVEIADAVADFHADDAQRVLVITGSGGSFCSGGDLTSGYEVEHAHAVQFGHAKVIQEGMHRVMRRLELCDKPVIAMISGAAAAGGLSLAMACDVRIADRTARLGDTSGRVGLLPDEGGAWFFARAMGPDRALKMLWGAEMYGAERARELGLLTEVVDEGELENAVLHLARRFAATAPLTTKVVKRLVRHAGHQTLDQALQEAEFAVELINERDDVREGVSAFVEKRPPRFHGR; translated from the coding sequence ATGACCGAAAGCTACGAGGACATCCTGGTGGACGACTGGGAGCGGGGAATCCGCCGGATCACCATCAACCGGCCCGCGGTCCGCAACGCCTACCGCTCGCGGACGGCGGTGGAGATCGCGGACGCCGTAGCGGACTTCCACGCCGACGACGCGCAGCGGGTCCTGGTGATCACCGGTTCGGGCGGATCCTTCTGCAGCGGCGGCGACCTCACCAGCGGCTACGAGGTCGAGCACGCGCACGCGGTGCAGTTCGGCCACGCGAAGGTGATCCAGGAGGGGATGCACCGGGTCATGCGCCGGTTGGAGCTCTGCGACAAGCCGGTGATCGCGATGATCAGCGGAGCCGCCGCCGCCGGCGGCCTGAGTCTGGCGATGGCCTGCGACGTGCGGATCGCGGATCGGACGGCACGGCTCGGTGACACCTCCGGGCGGGTCGGTCTGCTGCCGGACGAGGGCGGTGCCTGGTTCTTCGCACGGGCGATGGGGCCGGATCGCGCGCTGAAGATGCTGTGGGGCGCGGAGATGTACGGCGCCGAACGGGCCAGGGAGCTGGGGCTGCTCACGGAGGTCGTGGACGAGGGCGAACTCGAGAACGCCGTGCTGCACCTGGCCAGGCGGTTCGCGGCGACCGCCCCCCTGACGACGAAGGTCGTCAAGCGCCTCGTCCGGCACGCCGGGCACCAGACGCTCGATCAGGCCCTGCAGGAGGCGGAGTTCGCCGTCGAGCTGATCAACGAGCGGGACGACGTGCGGGAGGGCGTGTCCGCGTTCGTGGAGAAGCGTCCGCCGCGCTTCCACGGCCGCTGA
- a CDS encoding enoyl-CoA hydratase-related protein: protein MSDLDLLYTDVEEELRSSVRGLLRHRCEPAAVAGLYDGRRGPEGLAEALGTDLGLAALLVPEELGGAGASAREAAVVLEEIGRAVAPVPFLTSSVIATTLLLEAGSDLVAGLADGSLTAAVVVPFSAAPDRSPEGVSAAGGVLTGEVRSVAGALDAGLLLVPVAVPGGVEVYAVEAADASVTPVVSLDMSRQVADVGLDGVAGRLVVGGAAGADALRTALGTGAALLASEQAGLAQWCLETTVAYLKERRQFGRVVGGFQAVKHRLADLFVEVESAVAAARYAAVAVAGGDADASVATAVAQAYCSDAAVHAAEEALQLHGGIGMTWEHPVHLYLKRAKADQVALGTPGHHRSVLAGLVDIAPPGDGGDRGRGPCGRRPAAAPETGARTVSAVEAPDPVGTVPVPSRRRRRRGAPPRPRRRTPNPPHPQEENMGTPYPTTGDIVTELRGAVLVVTFNRPEAMNTFTVASEHAYGDILEQADRDPAVRAVVVAAVGRAWCAGADMADLSALVEAAGGLDVNPYKRRRDFPLALRKPLVAAVDGAAAGLGMAHALYADIRFGGPRAAFLTAFARRGLAAEYGISWLLPRVVGHSRAMDLLLSSRKVRAEEAFRIGLLDRLVTDGEVVGAAVAYATELATACSPSSLADIKKQVGDDWERSFSASYDAADSLMRARMDSADFAEGVASFTERRDPVFRPLP from the coding sequence ATGAGCGACCTCGACCTGCTCTACACCGACGTCGAGGAGGAGCTCCGGTCCTCCGTGCGCGGTCTCCTCCGCCACCGCTGCGAGCCCGCCGCGGTGGCCGGGCTCTACGACGGCCGGCGGGGCCCGGAGGGACTGGCGGAGGCGCTCGGCACCGACCTGGGGCTGGCCGCGCTGCTCGTACCCGAGGAACTCGGCGGCGCCGGTGCCTCCGCGCGCGAGGCGGCGGTGGTGCTGGAGGAGATCGGCCGGGCGGTGGCGCCCGTGCCGTTCCTGACCAGCTCCGTCATCGCGACGACCCTGCTGCTCGAGGCCGGCAGCGACCTGGTGGCCGGCCTCGCCGACGGGTCGCTCACGGCGGCCGTGGTCGTGCCGTTCTCCGCCGCGCCCGACCGGTCCCCCGAAGGGGTGTCCGCCGCGGGCGGCGTACTGACGGGAGAGGTCCGGAGCGTGGCCGGGGCGCTCGACGCCGGCCTGCTGCTGGTGCCGGTCGCGGTGCCCGGCGGCGTCGAGGTGTACGCCGTGGAGGCCGCGGACGCGTCGGTCACGCCCGTGGTGTCGCTCGACATGAGCCGGCAGGTCGCCGACGTCGGCCTGGACGGCGTCGCCGGACGGCTGGTCGTGGGCGGTGCGGCGGGGGCGGACGCGCTGCGCACGGCGCTGGGCACGGGTGCCGCCCTGCTCGCCTCCGAACAGGCGGGCCTCGCGCAGTGGTGCCTGGAGACCACGGTCGCCTACCTCAAGGAGCGTCGCCAGTTCGGCCGGGTCGTCGGCGGCTTCCAGGCCGTCAAGCACCGGCTGGCCGACCTCTTCGTCGAGGTGGAGTCCGCGGTCGCCGCCGCGCGTTACGCCGCGGTCGCGGTCGCCGGAGGGGACGCCGACGCCTCGGTGGCGACCGCCGTCGCGCAGGCCTACTGCAGCGACGCGGCCGTGCACGCCGCGGAGGAGGCCCTCCAGCTGCACGGCGGCATCGGCATGACCTGGGAGCACCCGGTGCACCTCTACCTCAAGCGGGCGAAGGCCGACCAGGTCGCCCTGGGCACCCCGGGTCACCACCGCTCGGTCCTGGCCGGTCTCGTGGACATCGCTCCTCCGGGGGACGGGGGTGACCGTGGCCGCGGACCGTGCGGGCGCCGTCCTGCGGCGGCACCGGAAACCGGTGCCCGCACGGTGAGCGCCGTCGAAGCCCCGGACCCCGTCGGAACCGTCCCGGTCCCGTCCCGCCGCCGCCGCCGCCGAGGGGCTCCGCCACGTCCGCGGCGCCGAACCCCCAACCCACCACACCCGCAGGAGGAGAACATGGGCACGCCCTATCCCACCACCGGCGACATCGTCACCGAGCTCCGCGGAGCGGTCCTCGTCGTCACCTTCAACCGCCCGGAGGCGATGAACACCTTCACCGTCGCGTCCGAGCACGCCTACGGCGACATCCTCGAGCAGGCCGACCGCGACCCGGCGGTCCGGGCCGTCGTGGTGGCCGCCGTCGGGCGCGCCTGGTGCGCCGGGGCGGACATGGCCGACCTCTCCGCACTCGTGGAAGCGGCGGGTGGTCTCGACGTCAACCCCTACAAGCGCCGCCGGGACTTCCCGCTGGCCCTCCGCAAGCCGCTCGTCGCGGCCGTCGACGGCGCCGCCGCGGGCCTCGGCATGGCCCACGCGCTGTACGCCGACATCCGGTTCGGTGGCCCGCGGGCCGCGTTCCTGACGGCGTTCGCCCGTCGTGGACTGGCGGCCGAGTACGGCATCTCCTGGTTGCTGCCGCGCGTCGTCGGGCACTCCCGCGCCATGGACCTGCTGCTGTCCAGCCGCAAGGTACGGGCCGAAGAGGCGTTCCGGATCGGGCTGCTCGATCGGCTCGTGACCGACGGTGAAGTGGTCGGGGCCGCCGTCGCCTACGCCACCGAGCTGGCCACCGCGTGCTCCCCGTCGTCGCTGGCCGACATCAAGAAGCAGGTCGGGGACGACTGGGAGCGCTCGTTCTCGGCGTCCTACGACGCGGCGGATTCCTTGATGCGTGCCCGCATGGACAGCGCGGACTTCGCCGAGGGCGTGGCCAGTTTCACGGAGCGCCGCGACCCGGTGTTCCGGCCTCTGCCCTGA
- a CDS encoding acyl-CoA dehydrogenase family protein produces MSTDPRNDLNVRIERFLAEYPPATTERLEWLRARFDAGLAWVQYPEGLGGLGLPRSLQADVDAAFAAAGGHDNRSAVNGVGLGMAAPTILAFGTEEQKKRFLRPMWTGEEIWCQLFSEPGAGSDLAALGTRAVRDGDTWVVNGQKVWTSGAHNAQWAILLARTNPDVPKHSGITYFLCPMSDPGVDVRPLRQITGEAEFNEVFLDDVRISDDHRLGAEGEGWKIANATLNNERVAIGGRPAPREDGMVGVVARNWREHPERRTHALHDRLLGLWVEAEVARVTSIRLAQKLAVGQPGPEGSAMKLTFARLNQALSGLEVELNGADGLRADDWTERRPESFSFTGRDATFRYLRAKGNSIEGGTSEILKNIVSERVLGLPAEARADKNVPWKELAR; encoded by the coding sequence ATGAGCACCGACCCCCGCAACGATCTGAACGTCCGGATCGAGAGGTTCCTCGCCGAGTACCCGCCCGCCACCACGGAACGGCTGGAGTGGCTCCGCGCCCGGTTCGACGCCGGGCTGGCCTGGGTCCAGTACCCCGAGGGGCTCGGCGGCCTGGGCCTGCCCCGGTCCCTGCAGGCCGACGTCGACGCGGCCTTCGCCGCCGCCGGCGGCCACGACAACCGGTCCGCCGTCAACGGGGTCGGCCTGGGCATGGCCGCCCCGACGATCCTCGCCTTCGGCACCGAGGAGCAGAAGAAGCGCTTCCTGCGCCCGATGTGGACCGGGGAGGAGATCTGGTGCCAGCTCTTCAGCGAGCCCGGCGCGGGTTCCGACCTCGCGGCGCTGGGCACCCGCGCGGTGCGCGACGGCGACACCTGGGTGGTCAACGGCCAGAAGGTGTGGACCTCCGGCGCGCACAACGCCCAGTGGGCCATCCTGCTCGCCCGGACGAACCCGGACGTCCCCAAGCACAGCGGCATCACCTACTTCCTGTGCCCGATGTCCGACCCCGGCGTCGACGTCCGGCCGCTGCGGCAGATCACCGGCGAGGCGGAGTTCAACGAGGTCTTCCTCGACGACGTCCGGATCTCCGACGACCACCGCCTGGGGGCCGAGGGCGAAGGCTGGAAGATCGCCAACGCGACGCTCAACAACGAGCGGGTGGCCATCGGCGGCCGGCCGGCACCCCGCGAGGACGGCATGGTCGGCGTCGTCGCCCGGAACTGGCGCGAGCACCCGGAGCGGCGTACGCACGCGCTCCACGACCGGTTGCTCGGACTCTGGGTCGAGGCCGAGGTCGCGCGCGTCACCAGCATCCGGCTCGCCCAGAAGCTGGCCGTCGGCCAGCCCGGCCCGGAGGGCTCCGCGATGAAGCTGACCTTCGCACGCCTCAACCAGGCGCTGAGCGGCCTCGAAGTCGAACTCAACGGCGCCGACGGCCTGCGGGCCGACGACTGGACCGAACGGCGCCCCGAGAGCTTCTCCTTCACCGGCCGGGACGCGACGTTCCGCTACCTGCGCGCGAAGGGCAACTCGATCGAGGGAGGCACCTCCGAGATCCTCAAGAACATCGTGTCGGAGCGGGTGCTCGGGCTGCCCGCCGAGGCTCGCGCCGACAAGAACGTCCCGTGGAAGGAGCTCGCCCGATGA
- a CDS encoding acyl-CoA dehydrogenase family protein — MDFEYDARTHELRERLLDFMDTHVHPAEPVFEEQLARLGNRWAWNTAPIVKELQHEARSRGLWNFFLPGEHGGGLTNLQYAPLAEITGRSPHLAPAALNCAAPDTGNMEVLSMFGSPEQRERWLRPLLAAEIRSAFAMTEPDVASSDATNIATRIERDGDEYVVNGRKWWITGAMNPEAKILIVMGKTDPAADRHRQQSMILVPRDAPGVEIVRPMTVFGYDDHEHGGHAELVFTDVRVPVGNLIGEEGQGFAIAQARLGPGRIHHCMRSIGVAELAVELMCERAAERVAFGRPLSEQGVIREWIAEARVRIEQLRLLVLRTAWLMDTKGNKVAHADIQAIKIATPPTVEWILDKAIQVHGAGGLSQDFPLAGMQAAIRTLRFADGPDEVHRNALGRDELRRQASTRKAR, encoded by the coding sequence ATGGACTTCGAGTACGACGCACGCACGCACGAGTTGCGCGAGCGGCTGCTGGACTTCATGGACACGCACGTCCACCCCGCCGAGCCGGTGTTCGAGGAGCAACTCGCCCGACTCGGGAACCGGTGGGCCTGGAACACCGCCCCGATCGTCAAGGAACTCCAGCACGAGGCGCGCTCGCGCGGGCTGTGGAACTTCTTCCTGCCCGGGGAGCACGGCGGCGGGCTGACCAACCTGCAGTACGCGCCGCTGGCCGAGATCACCGGCCGCAGCCCGCACCTCGCCCCCGCGGCGCTCAACTGCGCCGCCCCCGACACCGGCAACATGGAGGTCCTCTCCATGTTCGGCTCCCCGGAGCAGCGGGAGCGGTGGCTCCGGCCGCTGCTGGCGGCGGAGATCCGCTCGGCGTTCGCGATGACCGAGCCCGACGTGGCCTCCTCCGACGCCACCAACATCGCCACCCGGATCGAGCGGGACGGAGACGAGTACGTCGTCAACGGCCGCAAGTGGTGGATCACCGGCGCCATGAACCCCGAGGCGAAGATCCTCATCGTCATGGGCAAGACCGATCCGGCGGCGGACCGGCACCGTCAGCAGTCGATGATCCTCGTTCCCCGGGACGCGCCCGGCGTCGAAATCGTCCGCCCGATGACGGTGTTCGGCTACGACGACCACGAGCACGGCGGCCACGCGGAGCTGGTCTTCACCGACGTCCGCGTCCCGGTGGGCAACCTGATCGGCGAGGAGGGCCAGGGCTTCGCGATCGCCCAGGCCCGTCTGGGCCCGGGCCGCATCCACCACTGCATGCGGTCGATCGGCGTCGCCGAACTGGCCGTCGAGCTCATGTGCGAGCGCGCAGCCGAGCGGGTCGCCTTCGGCCGGCCGCTGAGCGAGCAGGGCGTGATCCGCGAGTGGATCGCCGAGGCCCGCGTGCGGATCGAGCAACTGCGCCTGCTGGTGCTGCGGACGGCCTGGCTGATGGACACCAAGGGCAACAAGGTCGCCCACGCCGACATCCAGGCGATCAAGATCGCCACTCCGCCGACCGTGGAGTGGATCCTCGACAAGGCCATCCAGGTGCACGGCGCCGGCGGCCTCAGCCAGGACTTCCCGCTGGCCGGCATGCAGGCCGCGATCCGGACCCTGCGCTTCGCCGACGGACCGGACGAGGTGCACCGCAACGCCCTGGGCCGCGACGAGCTGCGCCGTCAGGCTTCGACGAGGAAGGCACGATGA